The genomic DNA ACATGTCAGCCAGACAGAGATTGATGCAAATTTTGCTAACTTCAACCAAAAGCTCAATGAAATAAGGGATGCAGACATTTCGCCAAAGACCTTTGATGAGTACAAGAAGGAATTGTTCTTCTCTGAACAGATAACATTGATAAGGAATAAAGGTGTTCCATTCTTGAAAGATGTCTTGAATCGAAatacaaccataaatccactgtccttaatagtgaaaggagatggaaggcagttgccagtgaatgaaatattcacagaaatagaactgaatcaggatggaaagaataaggaggttttactggaggacataatagatgtagcctcaggttctgacgctggaagttttattttgctcaaaggacatgcaggaatgggcaagagcactctagtgaaaaagataacatctgatTGGGCCAAACAAAGACCCTCCATCAGAGGCCTCAGCTCCTTTCATCtgctcttttatgcagaattaagagATATTTTTAATACATTTGATAGGCTTATTGAATGCTATTTGGGAGAAGAagttcatcgctcattcaaggaTGGAGACCTTGTTAAAGCTGTCTTAGGACAAAAAACTCTGGTCATCTTAGATGGCTACGATGAGGTCAATAAGAGTTCATCCGGCCTTttcaaccatattctttctttaaacaaaCTCTACAGCCAATTAACTGTTATTGTTACCACCAGACCTGAAgctgaagagaaactgaatgctcaTCTCCAATCCAGGGGTTTGAATGCTGTTCATCTTCGGCTTGTAGGAATTAAAGccaacaaaagagaagagtttgtaaccaaatacttcttgagtctacccaaagattCCCCAGTTTTACAAGAGCTAGATAAACTATTAGAATTCCTtaagaaaactgaacacaaaatgagcatagtgtgggaagtcgcctataatctctgtctccttacaattctttggatgttcaaaccagatgatataaacagaatcacaactgaggctgagctctactggcagattttccttctaatcatctccaaattagaggagcgtttgcaGAAGAACCCATTTACGTGTGATTTAGAATTAAGTgtcttgcaacacaaaataaatatatttctggatGAACTCTCTTTGGAATCTCTCAAAGGGTTGAAAGATGATTATATAAATCTTCCCCATTCGGTCTATAAAAGATTGACTGATCTATGTCTTCGTTTGGGATTACCAATAGAAGAGCTGGctggagccttcctaaagaaagtcacctccttcaacaactcctattacactttccctcataaggGTTTCATGGAGTTCATGGGAGGTTACAATATCCGCAAACAAGTGACCAGATTGCCAATGCAAATGTGGAGTCAGGAATTATCTAAGACATGTATTCCACCACACATTCAGAAGAAAATGCTTTCTAGTGTTGTCTCAAATACAAGAATAAAGAAGGCAACAGTAAAAGACGTTGTGAAAGAGCTGCATGGGGGCtctctccctgactctctggagaaGTATCAAAACCTACTTATCCAGACACTAAGCATTTTCCACGTGGGGGAAGTGGAGGTGCCAATGGCAACCAAGATTGAGACCCTGGAACTCTTGGAGGAGTCAGGATTGAAGGACAAAGACTCCTTCCTGAAAGTCATCCACAACATAAAGTGCAATGACGAACTCTCACGCTGGATAGCGCAAAGGTTTCGCTTGATTgatgacaacactgaaatcactgactcatcattcgagtcttacatcgccctccttgcagccactgatcctcctctcccaaacagagatgaaattagaatttatatagaCCTCTATGAAACTATCTCCGGTTTCGAGGTACTAACCAAACATCTCTTGCGACACCAGGTTTACCCAAGAGAAATATTGCTTCATCGCAGGTTTAGAGAATTTACGTCTATTAACGCAGAGGAAACAGAGTCGATCAAAAGTCTGCTCAGCGAAGAGTaagttttgccttttcctttgcttttctgaCAGTTATTCTGAATATCAGCCTACTTCTTAActaatatcatcaaatatttttatgaaaaagatagtgatacataaaaacacaaacacacacacacacacacacacacacacacacacacacacacatatatatatatatatatatatatatatatatatatatatatatatatatatatatatatatatatatatatatatatgtatgtatgtatgtatgtatgcatgttaagcctacttttaaagagaaatgaagacagaCATGAATAATTAGGCTACAAATTTTGCCACAATCCTCAACTTGAATCTCATAGTCTATATCCTTTATAttactagtatcatcatcatcatcatcatcaaagtcaTCACAGTCATCAttagattcattataaaaaaagtctcaaatttattttccttctcatttatagatgatataaatttcaatattccaccaaattattcctttttacttttcattcttatcatcatcatcattatcatcgtcatcgtctccttaatcatcttaatcaccatcatcattccacttaataaaattcccgatcgaatctaataattatttctttcttttcttctctttgcaacAGTTGTTGGTCTTACACAGGCATCTGGAACCCAACGTTTCATATCCCTCTCTAATgggttcagtatatggattttactAAATTGGTTTGTCTTCAGCCATTAAGCAATATACATTTcacatatatttgaaaaaaaagtttagttttatgtttattatatattttcaggaGAATTATTTGTTAAATTTTTCTAGGGAAATTCGTCCATTTCTTGCAATGGCGCTTGCATCAGCCTTCTGGTGAGAGGTCGTTTTGGTACGTCAACTTTTTCTGGGATATTATTCAGGAGTCTGGGCAGTCTGCATCCAGCCAGTACTTGGGCAGCAGGGGAGACAGTGTCTATTAAAGAATTTTGAGACATCTTTACTATGAGCTGCAAAACTGCAAGAGACTGTGCATGGCCGGAAGAGCCAGACAATCTGCTAAAACAAGAGACATTTCCTGCATACTGGAAATAGATTTTGACATCCGGGAGCAACACTAAGATAGGTCACCTCCCAATGTCTTCATCCCTTTACTTCTTAGGTTATATCGAAGTTGGTGAGTACCAGACTCAGTCATTTATCAACTCATCCTTTTCTAAAATAATCTTCCTTTTCTTTGCATAAAATCTCTTATTTAAAACTCAAATACTCTGCACAAGATTAGTTACTGGAAGATTTGGTCATTACACAAGTGATATCTCTCCTTTTTTCGTCTTAGTAAACATTTATGAATTATGAGACTTAAAATGATGAATCCATTTAATTCTGAATTGTCTTTTTAAATgtagttattattttgattattgaaataaaactgaatattttCACTTTCGCAAATCATTCTCTCATAAAGGTAAAGGAAAGCTGAAAGATACGACCATTTATCTATTATCCGTCccttcaattgctattttatatcAGTTGTGAGACGTCTTTATCCTTGGGATTATTCACTTGCAGGTTCACATCTGGTTTTCTCTGCGCATCAGATATATTTCTCTCCTTGAGAAAAGAGACGAGGAAATCTTCTTCCCAACAAATCATCCTGAATCCGCTTGAGTGATCATTGCAGCCTCTTGGTTGATCGGAACTCGAAAGAACTCAACTGATCAGCAGTTTGGTCACCGTCTTAAGGTAAGTGTCATCGGTGCTTAACCTTTGATCAACAGACAAGTGAAGTGACCCAAGTAATGAATTAATGGTTGAGGTAATAGATTAAAGGGAGTATTCATTAAGCAATACAAATTTCATAACATTTAAAGGAATAAGTCTACAATGACACAAAAAAAATGGTGACatctgaatatataaacatatgaatgtaataataataataataataataataataataatgatagtagtaaaaataatgataataataataacaataatactaataataataacaacattagtagtagtagtagtgataataataataataataataataataataataatagtagtagtagtagtagtagtagtagtagtagtagttttaataataataataataataataacaataatactaataatagtagttgttgtagtagtagtagtagtagtagtagtagtagaagtaataataataataataataataatagtaattaagctcctctctctctctctctctctctctctctctctctctctctctctctctctctctctctctctctctctctctctcgcagatgtTCACATATAATACATGAAAAATTATTAATGTGAGAATTCATTAAGTAGTAACAGAGTGTATCTCCTCTGACAGCGTAGCACAGCCAAGTCCTCAGGCATCATTTTAGCAAAGCAGCTGACTCACATTTGAATAGTAATGTGTCATTTTGTGCCTCATACATAGTTTTACGTCTCAGCTGTCCCCGTAAACTGGAGTCCCAAATCAATTATATGTGTGATGGGTGTGAATGTCATAAGCCAATAGGCAGTTGCATCGATATATGTCTCTGTTGCTGCTCACCATTCTGGTTTCGAGTAAAcgagtatttttctttttccttgaaaGTAATACCTACTATGTTTATTTCATTCGCTGTACATA from Palaemon carinicauda isolate YSFRI2023 chromosome 34, ASM3689809v2, whole genome shotgun sequence includes the following:
- the LOC137626808 gene encoding uncharacterized protein translates to MTSTCRHLFNPPSLTTNSTSAHPWVPTPTSSHCSQEHRQQLLIILDHLVVRYDMCTFGTNEVSFFGHQITSGEVSPLPEKDYLADEGVEVLLGNEVGEAPSVASPIITEKPFKYTPMTELEKDYPYLFPRMTSRPVFNECDRYKIRQWKILDEVICPLLQLFLIWGNPDWDQKIQFLTYLENKNVEINKLKKKLYPEQLKTLQKYPPDVAKWDITLICLLLKHCKGVFAGKDDIAWSSGSGKEPECFIACLKQTGNSLAHEALNLNQKDFFDKIEEIRTLMERALCSVGKICPHVSQTEIDANFANFNQKLNEIRDADISPKTFDEYKKELFFSEQITLIRNKGVPFLKDVLNRNTTINPLSLIVKGDGRQLPVNEIFTEIELNQDGKNKEVLLEDIIDVASGSDAGSFILLKGHAGMGKSTLVKKITSDWAKQRPSIRGLSSFHLLFYAELRDIFNTFDRLIECYLGEEVHRSFKDGDLVKAVLGQKTLVILDGYDEVNKSSSGLFNHILSLNKLYSQLTVIVTTRPEAEEKLNAHLQSRGLNAVHLRLVGIKANKREEFVTKYFLSLPKDSPVLQELDKLLEFLKKTEHKMSIVWEVAYNLCLLTILWMFKPDDINRITTEAELYWQIFLLIISKLEERLQKNPFTCDLELSVLQHKINIFLDELSLESLKGLKDDYINLPHSVYKRLTDLCLRLGLPIEELAGAFLKKVTSFNNSYYTFPHKGFMEFMGGYNIRKQVTRLPMQMWSQELSKTCIPPHIQKKMLSSVVSNTRIKKATVKDVVKELHGGSLPDSLEKYQNLLIQTLSIFHVGEVEVPMATKIETLELLEESGLKDKDSFLKVIHNIKCNDELSRWIAQRFRLIDDNTEITDSSFESYIALLAATDPPLPNRDEIRIYIDLYETISGFEVLTKHLLRHQVYPREILLHRRFREFTSINAEETESIKSLLSEESLGSLHPASTWAAGETVSIKEF